A genomic window from Nocardioides rotundus includes:
- a CDS encoding (Fe-S)-binding protein — translation MRVALMATCLGDALFPDVPRATVVLLRRLGVDVDFPEAQTCCAQPMINTGYVDEAVPVVRTFVRAFEGYDAIVAPSGSCVGCARHQHGLVARRGADPGLAAAVAEVGPRVHELSEFLVDVLGVVDTGAYFPHDVTYHPTCHSLRMLGVGDRPRRLLEAVRGLRLRPLPAAEECCGFGGAFAVKNADTSVAMGADKVRHVRETGAEVLVAGDASCLMHIGGLAARQRAGIRTMHLAEVLAHTEEPA, via the coding sequence ATGCGGGTCGCGCTGATGGCCACCTGCCTCGGGGACGCCCTCTTCCCCGACGTACCCCGCGCCACGGTCGTGCTGCTGCGCCGGCTCGGGGTGGACGTCGACTTCCCCGAGGCCCAGACCTGCTGTGCGCAGCCGATGATCAACACCGGGTACGTCGACGAGGCGGTGCCGGTGGTGCGCACGTTCGTCCGCGCCTTCGAGGGGTACGACGCCATCGTCGCGCCGTCGGGCTCGTGCGTCGGCTGCGCCCGGCACCAGCACGGGCTGGTCGCGCGGCGGGGCGCCGACCCCGGCCTGGCCGCGGCGGTGGCCGAGGTGGGCCCGCGGGTCCATGAGCTGAGCGAGTTCCTGGTCGACGTACTCGGCGTCGTGGATACGGGGGCGTACTTCCCGCACGACGTCACCTACCACCCCACCTGCCACTCGCTGCGGATGCTCGGGGTCGGCGACCGGCCGCGGCGGCTGCTGGAGGCGGTGCGCGGGCTGCGGCTGCGTCCGTTGCCCGCGGCCGAGGAGTGCTGCGGCTTCGGCGGCGCCTTCGCGGTGAAGAACGCCGACACGTCGGTGGCGATGGGCGCGGACAAGGTGCGGCACGTACGAGAGACCGGCGCCGAGGTGTTGGTCGCCGGGGATGCCTCCTGCCTCATGCACATCGGCGGTCTCGCCGCCCGGCAGCGCGCCGGGATCCGGACGATGCACCTCGCCGAGGTCCTCGCCCACACCGAGGAGCCGGCATGA
- a CDS encoding 4-hydroxybenzoate 3-monooxygenase: MRTQVAIVGAGPAGLLLSHLLAAEGIESVVLETRSQEYVLARIRAGILEAGSVDVLDRAGLGERLHREGMEHRGIHLQWPGERHHVDFVDLVGRSVWVYGQTEVTKDLVAAREAAGQELVYGIADTAVHDGETERPWVSWTDADGREQRLDADVVVGCDGSFGPSRHAVPDSARETWERVYPYAWLGVLADVAPSTDELIYAWHPEGFALHSMRSHEVSRFYLQVPAGESVDSWSDDRIWESLARRLGEGVDWTLATGPITERSVLPMRSHVASPMRHGRLFLAGDAAHIVPPTGAKGLNLAIRDVALLAPALVSMLRGDHAQADAYSDAALRAVWRATHFSWWMTTMLHTSGDPIDAQLQQSQLRWVASSPAGAAGLAENYCGIAAS, translated from the coding sequence ATGCGCACCCAGGTCGCCATCGTCGGCGCCGGCCCCGCCGGCCTGCTGCTCTCCCACCTGCTCGCCGCCGAGGGGATCGAGTCGGTGGTGCTGGAGACGCGGTCGCAAGAGTACGTCCTCGCGCGCATCCGCGCGGGGATCCTCGAGGCCGGCTCGGTGGACGTGCTCGACCGCGCGGGCCTGGGGGAGCGGCTGCACCGCGAGGGCATGGAGCACCGCGGCATCCACCTGCAGTGGCCGGGGGAGCGGCACCACGTCGACTTCGTCGACCTGGTCGGGCGCAGCGTGTGGGTGTACGGCCAGACCGAGGTGACCAAGGACCTGGTGGCGGCACGGGAGGCGGCCGGACAGGAGCTGGTCTACGGGATCGCCGACACCGCCGTGCACGACGGGGAGACCGAGCGGCCGTGGGTGTCGTGGACCGATGCCGACGGGCGGGAGCAACGGCTGGACGCCGACGTGGTGGTCGGCTGCGACGGCTCCTTCGGGCCGAGCCGGCACGCCGTACCCGACAGCGCGCGGGAGACGTGGGAGCGGGTCTATCCCTATGCCTGGCTCGGGGTGCTGGCGGACGTCGCGCCGTCGACCGATGAGCTGATCTATGCCTGGCACCCCGAGGGGTTCGCGCTGCACTCGATGCGCTCGCACGAGGTGTCGCGGTTCTATCTCCAGGTGCCGGCCGGGGAGTCGGTGGACTCCTGGTCCGATGACCGGATCTGGGAGAGCCTCGCCCGCCGGCTCGGGGAGGGCGTGGACTGGACGCTCGCAACCGGCCCGATCACGGAGAGGAGCGTGCTGCCGATGCGGTCCCACGTCGCCTCACCGATGCGGCACGGCCGGCTGTTCCTCGCCGGGGACGCCGCGCACATCGTGCCGCCCACGGGGGCGAAGGGGCTGAACCTGGCGATCCGGGACGTCGCGCTGCTCGCGCCGGCGCTGGTCTCGATGCTCCGGGGGGACCACGCCCAGGCCGATGCCTACTCCGACGCCGCGCTCCGGGCCGTATGGCGGGCCACGCACTTCTCCTGGTGGATGACCACGATGCTGCACACCTCGGGCGACCCCATCGACGCCCAGCTGCAGCAGTCGCAGCTGCGGTGGGTCGCGAGCTCGCCCGCCGGGGCCGCCGGGCTGGCGGAGAACTACTGCGGCATCGCCGCCTCTTGA
- a CDS encoding IclR family transcriptional regulator: MAGNVGTPGASVTSRVLAVLSAFDEQHRRLTLTEIATRADLPLATTHRLVGELAAAGFVRRRGDGKYVVGRRLWRLGLLAPAQSGLREVASPFLSDLHAATLATVHLAVRDGDCALYVDRISGSASVPVVSTVGTRLPLHATGVGKVLLAYAPEELVASVLADLTRVTPYTVTQPGRLSRELSRVRTEGYAQTHEEMSLGACSVAVPVHGVGRTVVASLGLVVPSLKRDRPRLVAALQVAAQGIGRSLVTSAE; encoded by the coding sequence GTGGCGGGCAACGTCGGCACCCCGGGAGCCTCGGTCACGTCGCGGGTCCTCGCGGTCCTCTCCGCCTTCGACGAGCAGCACCGCCGGCTCACGCTGACCGAGATCGCGACCCGGGCCGATCTGCCCCTGGCCACGACGCACCGGCTGGTCGGCGAGCTGGCCGCCGCCGGCTTCGTCCGTCGCCGCGGCGACGGGAAGTACGTCGTGGGCCGGCGGCTGTGGCGGCTCGGCCTGCTGGCGCCGGCCCAGTCGGGTCTGCGCGAGGTGGCCTCGCCGTTCCTCAGCGACCTGCACGCCGCGACCCTGGCGACCGTGCACCTGGCGGTGCGCGACGGCGACTGCGCGCTCTACGTCGACCGGATCTCGGGAAGCGCCTCGGTGCCGGTGGTGAGCACGGTGGGCACGCGACTCCCGCTGCACGCGACCGGGGTGGGGAAGGTGCTGCTCGCCTACGCCCCCGAGGAACTGGTGGCCTCGGTGCTGGCGGACCTGACGCGGGTCACGCCGTACACCGTCACCCAGCCGGGCCGGCTGAGCCGCGAGCTGTCGCGGGTGCGGACCGAGGGCTATGCGCAGACGCACGAGGAGATGAGCCTGGGGGCGTGCTCGGTCGCCGTGCCCGTGCACGGGGTGGGCCGGACCGTCGTCGCCTCGCTCGGCCTGGTCGTGCCCAGCCTCAAGCGGGACCGGCCGCGGCTGGTCGCCGCGCTGCAGGTGGCCGCGCAGGGGATCGGCCGCTCGCTGGTCACTTCCGCTGAGTGA
- the pcaH gene encoding protocatechuate 3,4-dioxygenase subunit beta, whose amino-acid sequence MANPSTDPDAAAASQAEVDAEIRGIRESYERVREEGGDGTEETQPRLDYPPYRSSLLRHPTKDPHHADPEGVELLAPCFGHSDVDPVEADLTIQHSGDPIGERMVITGRVLDGDGRPVAGQLVEIWQANAAGRYIHQRDQHHAPVDPNFTGVGRCLTDADGGYTFTTIKPGPYPWKNHHNAWRPAHVHFSLFGTDFTQRMITQMYFPGDPLFDLDPILQSIVDPRARERLVATYDHDVTSHEWSTGYRWDIVLTGAHRTPLEAEDD is encoded by the coding sequence ATGGCGAACCCCAGCACCGACCCGGACGCGGCCGCCGCGAGCCAGGCGGAGGTCGACGCGGAGATCCGCGGCATCCGCGAGTCCTACGAGCGCGTCCGCGAGGAGGGCGGGGACGGCACCGAGGAGACCCAGCCGCGGCTGGACTACCCGCCGTACCGCTCCAGCCTGCTGCGCCACCCCACCAAGGACCCGCACCACGCCGACCCCGAGGGCGTCGAGCTGCTCGCCCCCTGCTTCGGGCACAGCGATGTGGACCCGGTCGAGGCGGACCTGACCATCCAGCACAGCGGCGATCCGATCGGCGAGCGGATGGTGATCACCGGCCGCGTCCTCGACGGCGACGGTCGTCCCGTGGCCGGGCAGCTCGTGGAGATCTGGCAGGCCAACGCCGCGGGACGCTACATCCACCAGCGCGACCAGCACCACGCGCCGGTCGACCCGAACTTCACCGGCGTGGGCCGCTGCCTCACCGACGCCGACGGCGGCTACACGTTCACCACGATCAAGCCGGGCCCCTACCCGTGGAAGAACCACCACAACGCCTGGCGTCCCGCCCACGTGCACTTCTCGCTCTTCGGCACCGACTTCACCCAGCGGATGATCACCCAGATGTACTTCCCCGGCGACCCGCTCTTCGACCTCGACCCGATCCTGCAGAGCATCGTGGACCCGCGGGCGCGCGAGCGGCTGGTGGCGACGTACGACCACGACGTGACCAGCCACGAGTGGAGCACCGGCTATCGCTGGGACATCGTGCTCACCGGCGCCCACCGCACCCCCCTGGAGGCCGAGGATGACTGA
- a CDS encoding wax ester/triacylglycerol synthase domain-containing protein has protein sequence MTTDAERWAAAAAWSRRTTLTPMETVLWRAERHPVQSSVSVLAMELDAAPEWERFVAAHEWGTRLVARLRQRVVDPALPTTAPVWTVDEDFDLDRHVRRTAAADRDEALTLAAELAVEPLDRDHPLWTGLLVEGLEGGRALWVLKIHHALADSLGAVELLSLLQSHTREHVPDKPVVPGPSVSDAPDPVDLATRGLLHDLTALPVRGAELARGAVTAALHPRAVTGAGLRYAASLRRLVSRQPAPPSPVLASRDRREWRFLALTCPLEGLRAVGAEAGGSLADVTVAAVLGGLQRYHAAHDSSPAALPVAVRVSLDRADDLGNRFATAMVSGPLGIDDPIDRIAAVRGEVLSLHTERALDAFAAFAPVANRLPAAVGAGVLASGAAADAFVLTLPGPSQAAYMTGARVEGLWSFGPLPGTALTATLVTYDGIGCLGVTVDAAAVDDLDVLRECLAEGLAEMASAAG, from the coding sequence ATGACCACGGACGCGGAGCGCTGGGCCGCGGCGGCCGCCTGGTCCCGCCGTACCACCCTCACGCCGATGGAGACCGTGCTCTGGCGCGCCGAGCGGCACCCCGTGCAGTCCTCGGTGTCGGTGCTGGCGATGGAGCTGGACGCCGCGCCGGAGTGGGAGCGGTTCGTCGCCGCGCACGAGTGGGGCACCCGCCTGGTCGCGCGGCTGCGGCAGCGGGTGGTCGACCCGGCGCTGCCGACGACGGCGCCGGTGTGGACGGTCGACGAGGACTTCGACCTGGATCGACACGTACGCCGGACCGCGGCCGCCGACCGGGACGAGGCGCTCACCTTGGCCGCCGAGCTGGCCGTGGAGCCCCTCGACCGCGACCATCCGCTGTGGACCGGGCTGTTGGTGGAGGGACTCGAGGGCGGCCGCGCGCTGTGGGTGCTGAAGATCCACCACGCGCTGGCGGACTCCCTCGGCGCGGTCGAGCTGCTCTCGCTCCTGCAGTCCCACACCCGCGAGCACGTGCCGGACAAGCCGGTCGTGCCCGGGCCGTCGGTGTCGGACGCCCCCGACCCGGTCGACCTCGCGACCCGCGGCCTGCTCCACGACCTCACGGCGCTGCCGGTCCGCGGCGCGGAGCTGGCGCGCGGCGCGGTGACGGCGGCGCTGCACCCTCGCGCGGTGACCGGGGCGGGGCTTCGGTACGCCGCCTCCCTGCGCCGCCTGGTCTCCCGGCAGCCGGCACCGCCCTCTCCGGTGCTGGCCTCGCGGGACCGCCGGGAGTGGCGGTTCCTCGCGCTGACCTGTCCCTTGGAGGGGCTGCGTGCGGTGGGCGCCGAGGCGGGCGGGTCGCTCGCCGACGTCACCGTGGCGGCGGTGCTCGGCGGGCTGCAGCGCTACCACGCGGCGCACGACTCGTCGCCGGCGGCGCTGCCGGTCGCCGTACGCGTCTCCCTCGACCGGGCCGACGACCTCGGCAACCGGTTCGCGACCGCCATGGTGTCGGGGCCGTTGGGGATCGACGACCCGATCGACCGGATCGCGGCGGTGCGGGGCGAGGTGCTGTCGCTGCACACCGAGCGGGCGCTGGACGCGTTCGCCGCCTTCGCGCCGGTGGCGAACCGGCTGCCCGCCGCGGTGGGCGCGGGTGTCCTGGCGTCCGGTGCCGCGGCGGACGCGTTCGTGCTGACCCTGCCGGGGCCGTCGCAGGCGGCGTACATGACCGGCGCCCGGGTCGAGGGGCTGTGGTCCTTCGGGCCGCTGCCGGGGACGGCGCTCACCGCGACGCTGGTGACCTACGACGGGATCGGGTGCCTCGGGGTGACCGTGGACGCCGCGGCGGTGGACGACCTCGACGTACTGCGGGAGTGCCTGGCCGAGGGGCTCGCGGAGATGGCCTCAGCGGCCGGGTGA
- a CDS encoding MFS transporter, protein MWSVPGIRVLAAMTVFGFAGYAVLLPVAPLWAVRGGAGEAGAGLVNFVLLAATVATQTAVPRLLHRFGWSAVLGSGLALMGIGAVAQPVSDALPAILALAAVRGAGFGILTVTGSAAAGLLVEPGRRGAAIGAYGLAVALPNLVLLPLGPLVVAEGGFTLMFLIAGLPLLGVPLAPALARHLQGDEDDAQTAGGRPDRALIPPAAILLGVTLAGGAIITFAPQIVDAPVTATWGLFLLGLVAALSRWRAGALADRHGPGPFLAPLVGVTVVAMAAVAFAVRTPEHTAIFLAACALLGLSYGALQNLTLVLALASVPRSRTHTASAVWNIGFDAGTALGSVLVGMIAAGVGFPTAMLAAGLLSLPTLPLALRARSVGSPGR, encoded by the coding sequence GTGTGGTCGGTACCCGGGATCCGGGTGCTGGCCGCGATGACCGTGTTCGGGTTCGCGGGGTACGCCGTCCTGTTGCCGGTGGCGCCGCTGTGGGCGGTACGCGGAGGTGCCGGGGAGGCCGGGGCCGGGCTGGTGAACTTCGTGCTGCTCGCGGCCACCGTGGCGACGCAGACCGCGGTGCCGCGACTGCTGCACAGGTTCGGCTGGAGCGCCGTCCTCGGCAGCGGACTGGCGCTGATGGGCATCGGCGCGGTCGCCCAACCCGTCAGCGACGCGCTGCCGGCGATCCTGGCCCTCGCAGCCGTCCGAGGCGCCGGCTTCGGCATCCTCACCGTGACCGGCAGCGCCGCCGCGGGACTCCTCGTCGAGCCGGGGCGGCGGGGTGCGGCGATCGGCGCCTACGGACTGGCCGTCGCGCTGCCCAACCTGGTGCTGCTGCCGCTGGGTCCGCTGGTGGTGGCCGAGGGCGGCTTCACCCTGATGTTCCTGATCGCCGGGCTCCCGCTGCTCGGCGTCCCCCTCGCCCCCGCGCTCGCCCGGCACCTTCAGGGCGACGAGGACGACGCGCAGACCGCCGGGGGCCGCCCCGACCGCGCGCTCATCCCGCCCGCCGCGATCCTGCTCGGCGTCACCCTGGCCGGCGGCGCGATCATCACCTTCGCCCCGCAGATCGTCGACGCGCCCGTCACCGCCACCTGGGGCCTCTTCCTCCTCGGCCTGGTCGCCGCGCTCAGCCGGTGGCGCGCCGGCGCGCTCGCCGACCGGCACGGCCCCGGTCCCTTCCTCGCCCCGCTCGTGGGCGTCACCGTCGTGGCGATGGCGGCCGTCGCGTTCGCCGTACGCACCCCCGAGCACACCGCGATCTTCCTCGCCGCCTGCGCCCTGCTCGGCCTCTCCTACGGCGCGCTGCAGAACCTGACGCTGGTGCTCGCGCTCGCCTCGGTCCCGCGGAGCCGTACCCACACGGCGTCGGCGGTGTGGAACATCGGCTTCGACGCGGGTACGGCGCTCGGCAGCGTGCTCGTCGGCATGATCGCGGCCGGCGTCGGCTTCCCGACCGCGATGCTGGCCGCGGGCCTGCTCTCGCTCCCGACCCTGCCGCTCGCCCTGCGCGCCCGCTCGGTCGGTTCACCCGGCCGCTGA
- a CDS encoding lyase family protein gives MSLFRSGAAAAAEVMTDEALLRRLVEVEQAWLTVRGYDARLGALLRDGDAERLGEQSAAGGNPVIPLVRLLRTRLEEAGAADAAAALHRGLTSQDVMDTALVLCARDGARRVLADLARQAGRCASLAEEHRASVRPGRTLTQHAVPTTFGLVAASWLTGLLDAADDLRSAVDRLPLQLGGAAGTLAGVSTQGDPATLRARLARELGLAEAPPWHTTRAPVTRLGDALVGCHDAWGRISNDVLLGSRPEVGELREGAGGGSSTMRHKQNPVLSVLVRSAAIAAPPLGATLHAAAAAQVDQRADGGWHAEWPALQELVRSSVIAGAQTADLLEGLRADRGRMAANADAAAEDLLAEARSLGVETTDPRAYLGEADAIIDAALARAKEDR, from the coding sequence GTGAGCCTGTTCCGGTCCGGTGCGGCAGCCGCCGCGGAGGTGATGACCGACGAGGCGCTGCTGCGCCGCCTCGTCGAGGTGGAACAGGCCTGGCTCACCGTGAGGGGGTACGACGCCCGGCTGGGCGCCCTGCTGCGCGACGGCGACGCCGAGCGGCTGGGCGAGCAGTCGGCGGCGGGCGGCAACCCGGTCATCCCGCTGGTACGCCTGCTGCGAACCCGGCTCGAGGAGGCCGGGGCCGCCGACGCCGCCGCGGCACTGCACCGGGGGCTCACCTCGCAGGACGTCATGGACACCGCGCTGGTCCTGTGCGCCCGCGACGGCGCCCGGCGGGTGCTGGCCGACCTGGCCCGGCAGGCCGGCCGCTGCGCGAGCCTGGCCGAGGAGCACCGGGCCAGCGTGCGTCCGGGACGCACTCTCACCCAGCACGCGGTGCCCACGACGTTCGGCCTGGTCGCGGCCTCCTGGCTGACCGGTCTCCTCGATGCCGCGGACGACCTGCGCAGCGCCGTCGACCGGCTGCCCCTGCAGCTCGGCGGCGCCGCCGGCACGCTGGCCGGGGTCAGCACCCAGGGCGACCCGGCGACGCTGCGCGCCCGCCTGGCGCGGGAGCTCGGGCTCGCCGAGGCGCCGCCCTGGCACACCACCCGGGCCCCGGTCACCCGGCTCGGCGACGCGCTCGTCGGCTGCCACGACGCGTGGGGCCGGATCTCGAACGACGTACTGCTGGGCAGCAGGCCCGAGGTCGGCGAGCTCCGCGAGGGCGCCGGCGGCGGCTCGTCGACGATGCGGCACAAGCAGAACCCGGTGCTGTCGGTGCTCGTGCGGAGCGCGGCCATCGCGGCCCCGCCCCTCGGCGCCACCCTGCATGCCGCGGCGGCCGCCCAGGTGGACCAGCGCGCCGACGGCGGCTGGCACGCCGAGTGGCCGGCCCTGCAGGAGCTGGTGCGCTCCTCGGTCATCGCCGGCGCCCAGACCGCCGACCTGCTGGAGGGCCTGCGGGCGGACCGGGGCCGGATGGCCGCGAACGCCGACGCGGCCGCCGAGGACCTGCTCGCCGAGGCCCGTTCTCTCGGCGTGGAGACGACCGACCCGCGGGCCTACCTCGGCGAGGCCGACGCGATCATCGACGCCGCGCTCGCGCGGGCCAAGGAGGACCGATGA
- a CDS encoding HNH endonuclease signature motif containing protein, giving the protein MSTKPLHPSHPVAAAVARIETELSQAAGVPVWSMAAGEAGEVLEALTRARAQTDALLLRVLRHAESVETGLETGATSTTNWWAHRMRMVRPQAHAFRRLATQVEAHPAVAEALESGRILTDQARAITDALEQVPADAEAWVLPAATQRMLDLAADHDAKDLRILGRRLFEVIDPATADAEEARRLEAEERAARERVGFGIRDAGDGTMRGWFTLPTAQGEMLRRQVHAIAWSKHTHPTTPVTEQTNAAAADADAADGAVDPVQAQRHRPLSRTGLGEAFCELIESRPADTLPTSGGISATVVVTMELETLLGGLKAASLDTGSTITAAQARRLACEAGIIPIVLGGGSVVLDMGRRRRFHTPAQRIAMGVRDGGCSAAGCDMPADKCQAHHETPWSKGGSTSVKDGRLYCPSHHQMIHDPAYQHHLDKHGKVRFTRRT; this is encoded by the coding sequence ATGTCGACCAAGCCGCTGCATCCGAGCCACCCGGTGGCCGCTGCGGTCGCGCGCATCGAGACCGAACTCTCGCAGGCGGCCGGGGTGCCGGTGTGGTCCATGGCCGCGGGCGAGGCCGGGGAGGTGTTGGAGGCGTTGACCCGGGCCCGGGCGCAGACCGATGCGCTGTTGTTGCGGGTGCTGCGGCACGCCGAATCGGTCGAGACCGGTCTGGAGACTGGGGCGACGTCGACGACGAACTGGTGGGCCCACCGGATGCGGATGGTCCGCCCCCAGGCGCACGCCTTCCGCCGGCTCGCGACCCAAGTCGAGGCTCACCCCGCGGTTGCCGAGGCGTTGGAGTCGGGTCGGATCCTGACCGACCAGGCACGCGCGATCACCGACGCCCTGGAGCAGGTGCCCGCCGATGCCGAGGCGTGGGTGCTGCCCGCCGCCACGCAGCGGATGCTGGACCTCGCGGCCGACCACGACGCCAAAGACCTCCGCATTCTGGGGCGGCGGCTGTTCGAGGTGATCGACCCCGCGACCGCGGACGCCGAAGAAGCACGACGACTCGAGGCCGAAGAACGCGCCGCACGGGAGCGGGTCGGGTTCGGGATCCGGGACGCCGGTGACGGCACCATGCGGGGCTGGTTCACCCTCCCGACCGCCCAAGGAGAGATGCTGCGCCGCCAGGTCCACGCCATCGCCTGGTCCAAACACACCCACCCCACCACGCCGGTGACCGAGCAGACCAACGCCGCCGCGGCCGACGCGGACGCCGCGGACGGTGCGGTCGACCCGGTCCAGGCCCAGCGGCACCGGCCGCTGTCGCGCACGGGACTGGGTGAGGCGTTCTGCGAGCTGATCGAGTCCCGCCCCGCCGACACCCTCCCCACCAGCGGCGGGATCTCGGCGACCGTGGTGGTCACCATGGAGCTGGAGACCCTGCTGGGCGGGTTGAAGGCAGCATCCCTGGACACCGGGTCCACGATCACCGCCGCCCAGGCCCGGCGCCTGGCCTGTGAGGCCGGGATCATCCCGATCGTCCTCGGCGGAGGCTCCGTGGTGCTCGACATGGGCCGCCGGCGCCGGTTCCACACCCCCGCGCAACGGATCGCCATGGGCGTCCGCGACGGCGGCTGCTCCGCCGCGGGCTGCGACATGCCCGCCGACAAGTGCCAGGCCCATCACGAGACACCGTGGTCGAAGGGCGGCTCCACCAGCGTCAAGGACGGCCGGCTCTACTGCCCCTCCCACCACCAGATGATCCACGACCCCGCCTACCAGCACCACCTCGACAAACACGGCAAAGTCCGCTTCACCCGACGCACGTGA
- a CDS encoding HAD-IB family hydrolase — translation MTAGISEEVRRHLAAVEDGPQGPEVGAFFDLDGTLVAGYTAATFYGDRLRGREVSAADFVRTVVTAVDGELGGDPTRVATLAFQALRGQSEESFADLGERLFRSKIAGTIRAEARALVRAHQRAGHTVAIASAATPYQIGPVARDLGIEHLISTRLVVEDGLFTGQTDGPMLWGRHKAAAVRRFAREHGVIRKESWAYGNGYEDVGFLASVGHPVALSPHRDLRTAAERLGWQVLDLADPKRGSLLAAGRTMAALGSMNAAVGAGLAYGAATGDLRRGRNAAIRLASGIPLSVAGVSVDVQHEERLWSHRPAVFVANHQSALDIPVLGSLLAEDFTIVAKKEARWDPRAMIGSLVIDPAFIDRSDSGSARATLDGVVERIRSGTSLMIFPEGTRSPTPVLGPFRKGAFHIAAQAGVPVVPVVLRNTGELMPRSSLVLRPGVVDVTVLEPETGWTKRNLSKRVAALHAKYAETLAHWPEPEEEAG, via the coding sequence GTGACCGCTGGCATCTCCGAGGAGGTGCGCAGGCACCTGGCCGCGGTGGAGGACGGCCCGCAGGGGCCGGAGGTCGGGGCGTTCTTCGACCTCGACGGCACCCTGGTGGCCGGCTATACCGCCGCCACGTTCTACGGCGACCGGCTGCGCGGCCGCGAGGTGTCGGCGGCCGACTTCGTCCGCACCGTGGTGACCGCGGTCGACGGCGAGCTCGGCGGCGACCCCACCCGGGTCGCCACGCTGGCCTTCCAGGCGCTGCGCGGCCAGTCCGAGGAGTCCTTCGCCGACCTGGGCGAGCGGCTCTTCCGCTCCAAGATCGCCGGGACGATCCGGGCGGAGGCGCGCGCCCTGGTGCGCGCGCACCAACGGGCAGGGCACACGGTCGCGATCGCGTCCGCGGCGACGCCGTACCAGATCGGCCCGGTCGCGCGGGACCTCGGCATCGAACACCTGATCAGCACCCGGCTGGTCGTCGAGGACGGCCTCTTCACCGGGCAGACCGACGGGCCGATGCTGTGGGGGCGGCACAAGGCCGCTGCGGTGCGCCGCTTCGCCCGCGAGCACGGGGTGATCCGCAAGGAGTCGTGGGCCTACGGCAACGGATACGAGGACGTCGGGTTCCTCGCCAGCGTCGGCCATCCGGTCGCGCTCAGCCCGCACCGCGACCTGCGTACGGCGGCCGAGCGGCTCGGCTGGCAGGTGCTCGACCTGGCCGACCCGAAGCGCGGCTCGCTGCTCGCCGCCGGCCGGACGATGGCGGCGCTGGGCTCGATGAACGCCGCCGTCGGCGCCGGGCTCGCCTACGGCGCCGCCACGGGCGACCTGCGCCGCGGCCGCAACGCCGCGATCCGGCTGGCCTCGGGGATCCCGCTCTCGGTCGCCGGCGTCTCCGTCGACGTGCAGCACGAGGAGCGGCTGTGGAGCCACCGCCCGGCCGTGTTCGTCGCGAACCACCAGAGCGCGCTGGACATCCCGGTGCTCGGGTCGCTGCTGGCCGAGGACTTCACCATCGTGGCGAAGAAGGAGGCGCGCTGGGACCCGCGCGCGATGATCGGGTCGCTGGTGATCGACCCGGCCTTCATCGACCGCTCCGACTCCGGCTCGGCACGCGCGACCCTCGACGGCGTCGTGGAGCGGATCCGGTCCGGCACGTCGCTGATGATCTTCCCCGAGGGCACCCGATCGCCGACGCCGGTGCTGGGCCCGTTCCGCAAGGGCGCCTTCCACATCGCCGCGCAGGCCGGCGTCCCCGTCGTCCCCGTCGTGCTGCGCAACACCGGCGAGCTGATGCCGCGCAGCTCCCTGGTGCTGCGCCCCGGGGTGGTCGACGTGACCGTGCTGGAGCCCGAGACCGGCTGGACGAAACGCAACCTGAGCAAGCGGGTGGCCGCGCTGCACGCGAAGTACGCCGAGACGCTGGCGCACTGGCCCGAGCCCGAGGAGGAGGCCGGATGA
- the pcaG gene encoding protocatechuate 3,4-dioxygenase subunit alpha, which produces MTEPRDLAPTPGQTIGPFFGYALPFPGDHVLAPAGHPDTVRLRGRVLDGDGAPVPDALLELWQADPEGRPVQREGSLRRDGATFTGWGRASTRTDGGYDFVTLRPGPVDGGAPFFALTVFARGLLNRLFTRIYLPGYGDAQAADPLLSGLPEDRRRTLLAREEDGDLVWDLRLQGPDETVFLTYPRHRS; this is translated from the coding sequence ATGACTGAGCCCCGCGACCTGGCCCCGACGCCGGGTCAGACGATCGGCCCGTTCTTCGGCTACGCCCTGCCCTTCCCCGGCGACCACGTCCTCGCCCCCGCCGGTCACCCCGACACCGTGCGGCTGCGCGGCCGCGTGCTCGACGGCGACGGCGCCCCGGTGCCCGACGCGCTGCTCGAGCTGTGGCAGGCCGACCCCGAGGGCCGGCCGGTCCAGCGCGAGGGGAGCCTGCGCCGCGACGGCGCCACCTTCACCGGCTGGGGCCGCGCGTCCACCCGCACCGACGGCGGCTACGACTTCGTGACACTGCGTCCGGGCCCGGTGGACGGCGGCGCGCCGTTCTTCGCGCTCACCGTCTTCGCCCGCGGGCTGCTCAACCGACTCTTCACCCGCATCTACCTCCCGGGGTACGGCGACGCCCAGGCCGCCGACCCGCTGCTCTCCGGGCTGCCCGAGGACCGGCGACGCACGCTGCTCGCCCGCGAGGAGGACGGCGACCTGGTGTGGGACCTGCGCCTGCAGGGCCCGGACGAGACGGTGTTCCTCACCTATCCGCGACACCGGTCATGA